TTCTCAAGTGAGAGGCAGGTGCGCCGCCAACTCGAGGGGCTTACCGCATACGAATCTGGACAGGCCGGACATGCCGAGCCGTTGCTTATGCCTTTCGTTGACCGGGTCATCAAACCGGCGTCGCGATCTATCGCTGCCACAGGGCGCCTGCTCGCACCGAGGGACTACTTCGTACGCGTCCGGCAGCGGTTGGTCATCGCGGGAAACCCCTATCGGATTGAGGCCGAGCAGTTGCTCGCGCTCAAGGTGATCGGGGCGGCGGGCTCGGCAGTTATCGTGGTGATTGCGGGAGGGATCGTTGGGGCTCCCGTCGGCCGCATGGCGCTCGCTGCGGCGGTAGCGGGCGCGGCGGGATTTTTCGGGCCGGATATTTGGCTGCAAAGCCGTATGAGCGCGAGGCGGCTCGAAATACGGCGTACTCTTCCCGACATGCTTGACATGCTGACGATCAGCGTAGAGGCCGGGATGGCGTTTGACGCGGCTGTCGCCAAGATCGTCGCAAGCCGACCAGGCGCGCTCTCCGAGGAGTTCGGGCGGATGCTGCAAGAGATCCAGGCTGGCATCTCCCGTCGTGATGCGCTGCGCGCTCTCGGCGAGCGGACCGATGTGCCGGAGCTGCGCACGTTCATTCTCGCTATGATTCAGGCCGATGTGTTTGGTGTCAGCGTGAGCAACGTGCTACGGAGCCAATCGCGTGAGATGCGGATCAAGCGCCGCCAGTTCGCTGAGGAGATGGCGCAGAAAGCACCGGTCAAGATTGTCTTCCCGCTCATCTTATGCATCCTTCCCGCGACGCTGATCGTGGTGGCCGGTCCCGCGATCGTGAGCGTCGGGCGCGCGTTTGGTCTCCTAGGCGGGTAGGCCTCATCGGCGGATGAACTGGGTTTCGCGGCACCACGACGATGCCCGTGGGGCGC
The nucleotide sequence above comes from Clostridiales bacterium. Encoded proteins:
- a CDS encoding type II secretion system F family protein yields the protein MSEWLIPGLAGASAAAFVYSLITLLFSSERQVRRQLEGLTAYESGQAGHAEPLLMPFVDRVIKPASRSIAATGRLLAPRDYFVRVRQRLVIAGNPYRIEAEQLLALKVIGAAGSAVIVVIAGGIVGAPVGRMALAAAVAGAAGFFGPDIWLQSRMSARRLEIRRTLPDMLDMLTISVEAGMAFDAAVAKIVASRPGALSEEFGRMLQEIQAGISRRDALRALGERTDVPELRTFILAMIQADVFGVSVSNVLRSQSREMRIKRRQFAEEMAQKAPVKIVFPLILCILPATLIVVAGPAIVSVGRAFGLLGG